In a single window of the Candidatus Methylomirabilota bacterium genome:
- a CDS encoding ribonuclease III domain-containing protein: MPDREVAPSDYQVDPARIAQLERRLEHQFQDRELLARALTHASYANEHLPLAHNEGLALLGDAALALIVAERLLQTDPTAPVGVMTPERARIVSGANLARWATSLELGELLRLGRGEDRTGGRERESVLATALEAVLGALYLEGGLEAVRRAIRRLAVW, translated from the coding sequence GTGCCGGACCGTGAAGTCGCCCCCTCCGACTATCAGGTGGATCCCGCCCGCATCGCCCAGCTCGAACGTCGGCTGGAGCACCAGTTCCAGGATCGTGAGCTCCTCGCCCGCGCTCTGACGCATGCCTCGTACGCCAACGAGCATCTGCCGCTGGCCCACAACGAAGGGCTCGCGCTGCTCGGCGACGCCGCCCTGGCCCTGATCGTGGCCGAGCGCCTGTTGCAGACCGATCCCACCGCCCCCGTGGGGGTGATGACGCCGGAGCGGGCGCGCATCGTGTCGGGAGCGAACCTCGCGCGATGGGCGACCAGCCTCGAGCTCGGTGAGCTTCTCCGCCTGGGACGCGGTGAGGATCGGACCGGCGGTCGGGAACGCGAGTCCGTCCTGGCCACAGCGCTGGAGGCGGTGCTGGGCGCGCTCTACCTGGAGGGCGGGCTGGAGGCGGTGCGGCGGGCCATTCGTCGTCTGGCCGTGTGGTAG
- a CDS encoding site-2 protease family protein, whose protein sequence is MRFWPARRRWVAAPFSVDDALLSDELVRQRVDDVLKLEAPRPGGKALVYRGRLLMAPARARELLQARLRPLGLTPFLTSEGDDVVLQALPLAEGGGQRRVRLNVVLFILTCLSTLLAGAFFSGSPTFDAFRTTLLGTLFVSGIPFASTLLGILAVHEFGHYFTARHYRASVSLPYFIPAPPPLFLFGTLGALIQMRSPARDRNALFDIAAAGPLAGLVVAVPALLVGLQWSAVVPTPPTEHVVFGQSLLMRWLVQAQFGVVPDGMMLFTHPVADAAWAGFFVTALNLFPVGQLDGGRIAYALFGRHHRTVGVATVVATIGLGLITWSPNWFVWSALVVFLIGLHHSPPLDDVTPLSPGRRAVGALCLILFVLLIPPVPIDIS, encoded by the coding sequence ATGCGTTTCTGGCCTGCGCGGCGACGGTGGGTGGCTGCGCCATTCTCTGTGGACGACGCGTTGCTCAGCGACGAGCTCGTGCGGCAGCGGGTCGACGACGTCCTGAAGCTGGAGGCGCCCCGGCCCGGCGGCAAGGCTCTCGTGTACCGCGGCCGGCTCCTGATGGCGCCCGCTCGGGCGCGGGAGCTCCTGCAGGCCCGTCTGCGTCCCCTCGGGTTGACGCCCTTTCTGACGAGCGAGGGTGACGATGTCGTCCTGCAAGCGCTGCCGCTGGCCGAGGGCGGCGGCCAGCGGCGGGTCCGCCTCAACGTGGTGCTCTTCATCCTCACGTGTCTATCCACGCTGCTGGCGGGCGCCTTCTTCTCTGGCTCGCCCACGTTCGATGCGTTCCGGACCACGCTCCTGGGGACACTCTTCGTCAGCGGCATTCCCTTCGCGAGCACGCTGCTGGGTATCCTCGCCGTCCACGAGTTCGGGCACTACTTCACGGCGCGTCACTATCGAGCCTCCGTCAGCCTACCCTACTTCATCCCCGCGCCTCCGCCCTTGTTCCTCTTCGGCACGCTGGGCGCGCTCATCCAGATGCGGTCTCCGGCCCGGGACCGCAACGCGCTCTTCGACATCGCCGCCGCCGGGCCCCTGGCCGGCCTGGTCGTGGCCGTGCCCGCGCTGCTGGTGGGCCTGCAGTGGTCGGCGGTGGTCCCGACGCCGCCGACCGAGCACGTGGTGTTCGGGCAATCCCTGCTGATGCGGTGGCTCGTGCAGGCCCAGTTCGGCGTCGTGCCCGACGGCATGATGCTCTTCACGCATCCAGTGGCCGATGCGGCGTGGGCCGGGTTCTTCGTGACGGCCCTCAACCTGTTCCCGGTCGGCCAGCTCGACGGCGGGCGCATCGCCTACGCGCTCTTCGGGCGGCATCACCGCACGGTGGGCGTCGCCACGGTGGTGGCGACGATCGGTCTCGGATTGATCACGTGGTCGCCCAACTGGTTCGTGTGGTCGGCGCTCGTCGTGTTCCTGATCGGCCTGCACCACAGCCCCCCGCTGGATGACGTGACGCCGCTGTCGCCGGGACGCCGGGCCGTAGGCGCCCTCTGCCTCATCCTGTTCGTTCTCCTGATCCCGCCCGTCCCCATCGATATTTCTTAA
- a CDS encoding MFS transporter, producing the protein MAGSPRRTIIAWTLYDFANSAFAAIVLATVYPAYYAGIVVGNAAGRGDFWWGLAVSTSMALVALAAPVLGGIADHAGARKPFLVGLTLASVAATALLATVGPDAVLWGFTLAVIGIVTFETAFVCYNSYLPRIVEPDHLGRVSAAGFAVGYAGSLVAFVAAYPAAAAEAYWACFLTAAAQFGLFAMPALLALPADTRGSVPLNQAVRRGVADTLATLREIVHDPGRRAMRRFLAAYLIYEDGVNTVVTFSAVFAAKTLGFSFTEIIGLFMLVQLSALAGSAAWARPADTRGPKVVVAVTLVQWTAVTVLAYFVQARWQFWAVAVLAGTGLGAIQAASRTFMATLIPAGREAEFFGFFQLVGKTGAILGPLVFGGVSWALGGNQRAAIVAVGSFFVVGFALLARVPGGGPTVGQGPGPVKKYRWGRAGSGERTG; encoded by the coding sequence GTGGCCGGGTCGCCGCGTCGCACGATCATCGCGTGGACCCTCTACGATTTCGCGAACTCGGCCTTCGCGGCCATCGTCCTGGCCACCGTCTACCCCGCTTACTACGCCGGCATCGTGGTCGGCAACGCCGCGGGGCGCGGGGACTTCTGGTGGGGCCTGGCGGTGTCGACGTCGATGGCGCTGGTCGCGCTGGCCGCCCCCGTCCTCGGAGGAATCGCCGATCACGCCGGCGCGCGCAAGCCCTTTCTGGTCGGGCTGACGCTGGCCTCGGTGGCCGCCACCGCCCTGCTGGCCACCGTCGGGCCGGACGCCGTGCTGTGGGGCTTCACGCTGGCCGTCATCGGCATCGTCACGTTCGAGACCGCCTTCGTCTGCTACAACTCCTACCTGCCGCGCATCGTCGAGCCCGATCACCTCGGGCGGGTCTCGGCCGCCGGCTTCGCCGTGGGGTACGCGGGCTCGCTGGTGGCGTTCGTGGCTGCCTATCCGGCGGCGGCGGCCGAAGCGTATTGGGCCTGCTTCCTCACGGCCGCGGCCCAGTTCGGTCTCTTCGCGATGCCGGCCCTGCTGGCGCTCCCCGCCGACACGCGGGGGTCAGTGCCGCTGAACCAGGCCGTGCGCCGCGGAGTGGCCGACACGCTGGCCACGCTACGGGAGATCGTCCACGATCCCGGGCGCCGAGCCATGCGCCGGTTTCTCGCCGCGTACCTGATCTACGAGGACGGCGTGAACACCGTCGTCACTTTCTCCGCCGTCTTCGCGGCCAAGACCCTGGGCTTCAGCTTCACCGAAATCATCGGCCTGTTCATGCTCGTTCAACTCTCCGCGCTGGCCGGATCCGCTGCCTGGGCGCGTCCGGCGGACACCCGCGGTCCCAAGGTCGTCGTCGCGGTGACGCTGGTGCAGTGGACCGCGGTCACCGTGCTCGCCTACTTCGTGCAGGCCCGGTGGCAGTTCTGGGCGGTGGCCGTGCTGGCGGGGACGGGACTCGGCGCTATCCAGGCGGCGAGCCGGACGTTCATGGCGACGCTGATTCCCGCCGGCCGAGAGGCCGAATTCTTCGGCTTCTTTCAGCTGGTGGGCAAGACCGGCGCCATCCTGGGCCCACTGGTGTTCGGCGGGGTCTCCTGGGCCCTGGGTGGCAACCAGCGTGCCGCCATCGTGGCGGTGGGGTCGTTCTTCGTGGTCGGCTTCGCGCTGCTCGCCCGCGTTCCGGGCGGAGGGCCGACTGTTGGACAGGGCCCGGGCCCTGTTAAGAAATATCGATGGGGACGGGCGGGATCAGGAGAACGAACAGGATGA
- a CDS encoding glutamine synthetase family protein — translation MPGRLDLRTLGGLVRRGAIDTVLTVFPDGYGRLLGKRVVARHFLDHVAGDGVHACIYLFTVDMEMEPLPGFTLTSWQRGYGDMKMVPDLATLRLIPWLPRTGLVFCDVYSEEGEPIEEAPRWVLKRQAARARSLGYVVKTAAELELYCFKESFDEARAKRYYGLTPMATYLEDYHILQTTKEEPLIRAIRNGMEGADVPVETSKGEWGRGQEEINLVYAEAVEMADRATLYKHGAKEIAHAQGCSITFMPKYDVAAAGSSFHLHSSLWDRAGRKPLFAPAAPPRGGRPALNALFGTWLGGQMATARELAYFYAPTVNAYKRYQAGSFAPTRVAAGWDNRTCGFRLCGEGGSLRVENRIPGADANPYLAFAATIAAGLHGLSNKLKAPKLYEGNAYEDATLPQVPKTLREAIAELERSKVARVAFGERVVEHYLHAARLEQQAFDQAVTDWELLRYFERI, via the coding sequence ATGCCCGGCCGGCTCGATCTCCGGACGCTGGGAGGTCTCGTCCGCCGCGGTGCCATCGACACGGTGCTCACCGTATTCCCCGACGGCTACGGCCGACTCCTGGGCAAGCGCGTCGTGGCCCGCCACTTCCTCGATCACGTCGCCGGCGACGGCGTGCACGCGTGCATCTACCTGTTCACGGTGGACATGGAGATGGAGCCCTTGCCGGGTTTCACCCTGACCTCCTGGCAACGCGGGTACGGGGACATGAAGATGGTCCCCGATCTGGCCACGCTGCGGCTGATCCCGTGGCTGCCCAGGACGGGGCTCGTCTTCTGCGATGTCTATTCCGAGGAGGGGGAGCCGATCGAAGAGGCGCCGCGCTGGGTCCTCAAGCGCCAGGCCGCGCGGGCCCGGAGCCTCGGGTACGTGGTGAAGACGGCTGCCGAGCTCGAGCTGTACTGCTTCAAGGAGTCGTTCGACGAGGCGCGGGCCAAGCGCTACTACGGCCTGACCCCGATGGCGACCTACCTGGAGGACTATCATATTCTACAAACGACGAAGGAGGAGCCGCTCATCCGGGCCATCCGCAACGGGATGGAAGGCGCCGACGTTCCGGTGGAGACTTCCAAAGGCGAGTGGGGACGGGGTCAGGAGGAGATCAACCTGGTGTACGCCGAGGCGGTCGAGATGGCCGATCGCGCCACGCTCTACAAGCACGGGGCCAAGGAGATCGCCCACGCGCAAGGCTGCTCGATCACGTTCATGCCCAAATACGACGTGGCCGCCGCCGGCTCGTCGTTTCACCTGCATTCATCGCTCTGGGACCGAGCCGGGCGCAAGCCGCTGTTCGCCCCCGCCGCGCCGCCCCGCGGCGGGCGGCCTGCGCTGAACGCGCTCTTCGGCACCTGGCTGGGTGGCCAGATGGCCACGGCGCGGGAGCTCGCCTACTTCTACGCGCCGACGGTCAACGCCTACAAGCGCTATCAGGCCGGCTCCTTCGCGCCGACGCGGGTGGCGGCGGGATGGGACAATCGGACGTGCGGCTTCCGTTTGTGCGGCGAGGGCGGCTCGCTGCGCGTCGAGAACCGGATCCCCGGCGCCGATGCCAACCCTTACCTCGCGTTCGCGGCGACCATCGCCGCTGGCCTGCACGGTCTCAGCAACAAGCTGAAGGCCCCCAAGCTCTACGAGGGCAATGCGTACGAGGACGCGACGCTGCCCCAGGTGCCCAAGACGCTCCGCGAGGCGATCGCCGAGCTGGAGCGCTCCAAGGTGGCCCGAGTAGCCTTCGGCGAGCGCGTCGTCGAGCACTATCTGCATGCTGCCCGCCTGGAGCAGCAGGCCTTCGATCAGGCGGTGACCGACTGGGAGCTGCTGCGCTACTTCGAGCGAATCTAG
- a CDS encoding SDR family NAD(P)-dependent oxidoreductase encodes MTRLEGKIAFITGAGMGIGREAAALFAAEGARVVVADIDAAAARETARLVEGAGGQALATVGDVAVEADVRRMIEEGVHRFGVLHVLYSNAGVLWKDRDRSVLETNEQWWDRVVAINLKSVFWVTKHGIPHVQRAGGGSIILMGSVSALAGFTRAQDAYTAAKGGLISLTKSLAIQFARDGIRCNIIHPGIVDTPLQAPYLTDALRREFETGIPLGRIAHPREIARVALFLASEESSYMTGAELVVDGGFTAA; translated from the coding sequence ATGACCAGACTCGAAGGCAAGATCGCGTTCATCACGGGCGCCGGCATGGGGATCGGCCGGGAGGCCGCCGCGCTCTTCGCGGCCGAAGGGGCCCGCGTGGTGGTGGCCGACATCGACGCGGCTGCGGCCAGGGAGACGGCGCGTCTGGTCGAGGGGGCCGGGGGGCAGGCCCTGGCGACGGTCGGTGACGTCGCGGTCGAAGCCGACGTCCGCCGGATGATCGAGGAGGGCGTCCATCGGTTCGGGGTCCTGCACGTTCTCTACAGCAATGCCGGCGTCCTGTGGAAGGACCGCGACCGCTCGGTGCTCGAGACGAACGAGCAGTGGTGGGACCGGGTCGTCGCCATCAATCTCAAGTCGGTCTTCTGGGTCACCAAGCACGGAATCCCACACGTGCAGCGAGCCGGGGGCGGCTCCATCATCCTCATGGGCTCGGTCTCGGCGCTGGCCGGTTTCACCCGGGCTCAAGACGCCTACACGGCCGCCAAGGGTGGCCTGATCTCGCTGACGAAGTCCCTGGCCATCCAGTTCGCCAGGGACGGAATCCGCTGCAACATCATCCATCCCGGCATCGTGGACACCCCGCTGCAGGCGCCCTACCTGACCGACGCGCTTCGCCGGGAGTTCGAGACCGGGATCCCCCTGGGGCGCATCGCCCATCCCCGGGAGATCGCCCGGGTGGCACTCTTTCTGGCCAGCGAGGAGTCCTCGTACATGACGGGCGCCGAGCTGGTGGTCGACGGCGGTTTTACCGCCGCCTGA